Genomic segment of Sarcophilus harrisii chromosome 4, mSarHar1.11, whole genome shotgun sequence:
CTTAAAATTGGTTGCATAAGCCCCATTTCCCTTAAGGCTTACTGCTTGTCCCCATCCTTAGGGATCTGTCCCTAATGATTTCTCACATCACAGTGATGCTCTCTTTAGGACAAGATTCAGGAACTCTTACCCTTTCATTTGAAATGCAATCCTCTATTAAGATCATGGAATCCTGAAAATCAgcatgtcagagttggaagggaccttaaaaaccATCTAGTTAGACCATCCCTTATAAATGGGGGAACTGAGGTGGCAGAGAGCCACTTTTGTAGGAGTCTGCTCCTATAAATTTGTCCCTCCCTCCACCAACCTTGTAGAAACCCATCCAGATGTTTGCCCAAGTCACTTCCTTGCTATCTCCATAGTACCCCAGCTACAGCTGGGTCTAATTCTTCACATAGGAAACCTCATCCTCTCCGAGAATTGCCTCTGAGGCTCTTAAGAGTATAGAGGAAGTCTCTAATACCCcagattttttcctccctctccaccccccacccccaattctcTCACCGTGGGTCACAGAGCTATGGAAGGATTCCTGGTAGGACAGCTCTGAATGGTAATTATGCTGTGAGAGGTAAGAGCTGGCCCGGTAAGGGTGAGTATGTCCACTGATCTTGGCCCACTTGTAAGAGAGGGGTGGAGTGCCCCCATTGGCAAAACATTTGAGTACCACATCATTCCCATAGGTCATGTGTCCCTCAGTCCAGCACATGGGCACTGCAGGGCGAGCTAGAGAAACAAGGAATGAACAGGAGGTGAGGATTAGTGGCATTCAGTATCAGAAAGGGATTTAGGATGGGTAACAGAAGCAAATACACAACAATATTCTTAAAGCTATAATCACCTAGAAAAACAACCCCCACCATAAATAGTCATCACTTTTCTGTTGTGTGTAGTAAAACTATCAGATAAAAATTGGCTTTGACATCTGAAGGACCCTGTGAGATTATCTGGGTATCCAGGTGTCAAAATGGAGTGTTGGACCTGGGGTCAGGaatgcctgaattcaaatccaggctcagacacttactaactaccccaggcaagtcccttaatcctgtttgcctcagttttctcttctgtcaaatgagctagagaaggaaatggcaaaccagtccaatatctttgccaagaaaaccccaaataagggtaaatgactgaacaataaaaataagatcatctagttcaaccacccaattttatagatgaggaaattgaggtccagagaagtgtCCAAGCTCACACTGTCAATAAAGGACAAAGCTTGGATTTGAGCCCAGGTCCATTGATTGCAAATTCCAAATGCTATTTCTACTATCCACATGATCTCCCAGCCACATGTACCTTGGACAGTGACAATGACTCTACGTGTGGCCATGGTGGTCTTCTTAACTCTGCACTCATAGGTGGCTGTATCAGAGACCTGCAGATTCATTAAATTGATGGAGGCATCATACTGACTGGGGTCCTGAGCCGCAAATCGGACCCTCTGCTGAAGGTGGGGGAGGCTGCCCTGGTTGATTCTCTTGTCTTGATAACTGAGGAACTGTGGGAAGAAGataagggggagggaaagagaggaaaataaaatgacaggGATTACCCACACTTGTGCAAGGGAGAGAAGATTCCCCAGCTATGAAACATTGCATTTAATGTCAGATTTTCTAACAAGATTAttggttttgatgattttttttctcttcctcttctaaagaaaatcaagaacaattaggagaagggaaataaaaaagaatgtaaataatgtaaaaagCAAAAGCTATTACTAAAAATGCAAACTTTTAAAGCATAAAAGTCAAATATCTagaaggttaatttttttttagaagagaGAAGTGAGATGGATCAAGATGGGTAGAAAAGGGCAATACTACATAGACCTAATGGAACTAAGATCACAAGCAACCTGAACATCCCACTGAACCTCATTCTGgccctcaatttcttcctctataaaatggtcATGAAAAAACCAGCTTGTTCTCCAAAGAAATTTTGTGAGGCTCTGAAAAATAAGAAGTTTACATGGGAGTTtcttgagggagaaaaaatctaTCTCTGTCCCCCAATACAGATTTCTGCACCTTGGGTCTGAAGGTCCAGCATTCAGGATagtaggagagaagaagggagggagagagaaaatgacttgGAATCAGGATTATTTGACTCATTTGCAGTATCCAACACTTAGTATAAATTTAGGACCTTGTTTAGCTTCCTTCTGTCTACATTTAAAAATGCACAAATTCTTTTACCCATTCCCATtcccaggaaagaaagaaaaacattatagAACTATAGGGTGAGGGTCTTAGAATAACTAGAGAACTTTAGTGTCCAGGGCACTTACCACATTCTCCCGGTGGGCAGGATCTGAGTTGACCTGCATCCACTCAATGTCCAATCCATTGGGACCATAGTCCTCAGGGTCCAGGATATAGGGGCAACCAAGCCGAACATTATCACCTTCAGCCAGATACAGGACTTCCTGTCCATCCCCGTTTATCCGCACAGCGGACAGCAGTGCTGGGAGAAAGAAATAGGTATGTGAGAGAAAGGATGAGATAGATGGTGGTAGAGGAATAGAGGCAGAGAGGGAGCAGAGGCCAAAATTTGAAGACTGGAGTCACAGACCTCTCTCcgttaatttctttttaaatatagggTTCTGACACAACCCTCAAACCTCAAATCAAGGTCAGGAAGACAGAGTTGGTGTCAAATGAAAAACTTTGTGTGCATGACTGAGTATGACTATATGGTTAAGCATATTTATGAGTGCTTATGAGTATTATGTATAAGCATGTGATTGTGCATATGTGTAcaattatatgtatgtacaagCCTATATTTGTGATTCTATGCATGCTactgtatgtatatgtttgtgattatgcacatgtatgtgtaccTTGTGATTGATTTATGTACGGCTATGTTTATGGCTTTGTGTATGtatgcaggattttttttttgatatttgtaaCTAGATATAGTTATGGTTTTTTAGGTGCTTGCATGTGTATGTTAGTAGATGTGAACATGGGATTGTATACACAGACATCAAACTAAATAAACTATAGCTATTAACCACAGGAGGGGGAGACTTGGGCTCCCCAGTCTTCATTACAGTGAAGTCTTCTCACTAGAAGAAATAAAGCTTTCTCCTGTCTAAGGCAGGTAAATAGGTAAGATGGTCTCTTCCagcctatgtgtatatatatgagtgtgtattCTATCAGTGTAAATAGTGTATGATCCATGTGTCAATGTATGTGTTTCCTCCCAGAGGGATGTCCACATTTGTGTGTATTCGGGCACCTGTCTCCTTGCTCCTTCTGCCTCATGCACCCCAGCCccagccctgccctgccctgccctgccctgccccagCCCCAGCTGAGtcagggagaaggagggagccAAGCCTCCCTGCAAGCCCCTCCCTGGGCCTAGCCTGGCCTGAGCATTTTCATTGCCACATACAGTCCTGGGCCTCCCGGACTTTATGGGCTTCCTTAGCCAGCTGCCCCAGGGTGGGGAGTGGGGATTTCCGGAAGTAAAAGACAGTTTTAcagtcttcttccctcccttcaagCCCCAAGCAAAAGCCTATCCCAACCAGTTGAACAGACCCACCCGAGAGAATTGAGAGAGAGAAGTGGAACAGCAGGTGCATGGGCAGAGATGAGACCAGGTCCCAACTTACCCTCCCAGGTCTCATTCCTCCCCCATTCCACCCCCATCTTCCTTTCCAGTCCCTTCTGCTCTCTAGCTAGGTTTACTGCTGTGCCTCTTCTTTCCCAATCAGTTAGTCAATCAAAAAGTATTCAATGAATACCTATTATGTGTTCAGCACTGAGCTCCATCCCTTTGTCTGCGTCCTCCTGTCTTGATCTCTCCCAGTCAcagacataaacacacacacacacacacacacacacacacacacacatagggaACGTGAAACAGACCAAGTCTGGCTAAGCGGGAAAGGCCAGTAGAATCAGTTCCCATACCAAGCTGTTTGACTTCTTtcagaacctcagttttctcctcggTAAATTTAGGACTCATccaatgatctctaaaatcccttcccaGCTCTAATCTTGTCATTCTAAGATCACTGAACTAGAACTTCTGAATCAAACCTGAAAGAAGTCTCCACCCACCTGACTCGACAGCCTCCTAGTCTCTCCCAAGAATTCTGGGGAAGCCCAAGAAAACTGAAGGATGGAAGACCCAAGATTCGTCACCCCCCCCAACAAAGGGAGCGGGAAAGTCTGCTAGAGTGCTAACGGAAGCAGGTTGCCTTTCTCCAGCCCTGGCCTCAGGAAAATACTTTGGAGATAAGGATCCCGATATAATCTCCATGGCTCCCCAGGCACTGGGAGGATTGGCAGACACAGGTAAGCAATAGACTTCTAGCTGCACGGCAAAATCCCCGCCCTAGGGAAGGGCTGCCTTTGCAATACTGGCCCCAGTACAAGTTGGAATTTAATGGAGTCGTTTTCTCTTCAGTCTCTGAGCTGCCAGGGAAAGTTAGGGAAGTAAGAAAAAGACATCGTTGAGTCTCAAGTAGGAGGCAGGGGACAGAATCTGGGGTTTGGGGAGAAGACAGTGGAAGTGGAAACAAATAAGAAGTCACCTCAGTCCATTCATTCCCTCACCTCCACTCAAAGTAGTACCTCACCCATCCCAGACTGAGGAGACCCTCCCCTTGGCAGTTGTGGAGCTGCCTCATGCACATCCACTTGCCTCATCCATATGTACCTGCAGATGTTAACAAATCATTCCGTATTTCTCACATCAATCTCTCCTGCTACAGGGAAAAAGCCAAATTGCAAGACCACACCTCagaaagggatggggaaaggacACGATATTCGGAGGATGTATAAACTCACAGGATTTAAAGGTGAAAAGACTTAGGAATCATTTAGTCCCAAACCTCCTAGTTTTAtgggagaaaattgaggcccagaaagaaaTCACTTGTCCACAGCAACAGTTAAGGTATCCAGCTAAATTCTAAACCCAAACCTCCTGATTGAAAATCCAACAtttcagagagaaaagggagggaaggagagaaaggaatgcTGGGGAAGGAATTGTTGCAATAGCAAGGGAGAAAGGAGCAGATGGGGAGGAACAGAGTGAGTTGAACAAAGAAGGAGAGCAGGCTGGAGGAGAGAAACAAGCAGGCACCCTATAGGGCAAAGATTTGCCTTAAAAGAGAATAGAATTGAGAACTGGGACAGATTATGGAaaagtagatagagagctggagTAGGGAGCAAAAGAGTCTTCTCTAAAGATGATTAAACTTTAAAGATCATCCAAGGTTTACTGAGTGATCATGACCCTAGGAATAGCAGCATCATAAAAGCTAGTTTTCCTAAGCATTGAAATCTATACCTTATTTTTCACTTGGTTACTTGTGTTCCACTCTGcatttcagagaagaaagaatggagCTTCCCAGAAAAGGATAACGTCTATCTAGCCCAAATCCCTAACTTAACCATCACACATAGCTTCATAACACATAGCTTCATAAATGGAAATGCCCCCAGCAGGGTCCCCACCTAACCTGAAGCTCCCAAATAACCAAATAGAATTCCACAGACGAAAAGATAAAAGCTAGATTACTCCCCACTCCCTAATCCTATCTTGGATGTCATTGTGACAGTCTCCAGGAAAATAGTGAGAAATTTGATTGACCTGCTGGCCCAGCCTGGATATCCTTCCTAAAAAACAATCTCAACTTGAATAGGCATGGAAATAAGTTTCCTCTGTAAGATCGGAAGGAAATAGGGAACCTTGATCCAAATGCCAAATTGGTCTTTTTGCTATCTGTCTGTCCCCCAAAGGGCAAAAATGGGGCAAGCTCAACACTGAATTTATACTTTCCATTCCCTCCCCAGACCATGGTGTCTTCCAAGGTCATAAATCTCTTCCCAACTCCCTGTGAAAGGAATGAAGAGAGACGAGTGGAGCAAAAAGACCATCCAGAGAGAATCAAATCCCTTCTCTGGCTCCTCACTGAATACCATTTTCTAACCAAAGCCTTTCACTTGGAATTCTCACAATACTTCCAGCTGGATAGCTCCCAGAGTTCAGCCCAGTTCAAGTACcaaacacatgtacacacatgaaACCTAATGCTCAGAGATGAAAATGTCCATGAGGGAGATCAACCCTAGCAAGTAGCTTTGAGGAGAGAGACAACTCCTGAGGCACCTGACTCTCAAAGAATCTCCCAAGATGCCCTTTGCTACAAACTCCTTCTTGTCTTCTCTGGGTGCTGGGAAACCCCCAGACACTGTACCTGGGCTTAAGCACATCAGCAGTAGATGGAATACTCCTCGTCCTCCCATCTCTCCTAGGTAGAAGTCTCCGCCTTTAGCTGGATAGTTCCTCAGAGCTGATGGTGGCGGGGCAcaatgatggtggtgatgatagtAGGATGTGTatagggatggagggaaaggggagatggGAGACGGTGAGCCCAGACACTGCCCGGGGTAGGCAGGGAAGGTGCAGTGAATGACCTGCCTAGCAGCCAGCCAGAGTTATTTCAATGGGAGGGAGGGGGCCAGCTCCCCGCCTTGGGGAGGAGTCCCAGGAGCTCTAATTAGCGGGGTGACAGGATAGCCTACCCAGGCATTACCCAACCCTCACCCAAGCTCTTCCCTGTGCTGAGAGTGGCACAGGGCGGGCAGCGGGACTTATAATTAGGCACTAGGTAAACCTCCATTTCCTTCTGGCCCCATCCCTGAGGGTGACAATAGTCGCCCCAGTTTACAGCGTCCATTGAGCTCCCCTCACCACTCATTTGTCCAAGGGGATCAGGAACGGGGAAATGGAAACATTATCGAGGGAGGGGTGAAGAAGCAAGGGGCTGAGGTCAAAGCTCCTCCACTAAACTTAAGACTTTAAGGGTTAAGAGAGAATTTAGGTGTCTACTGTCCTGTTTCCCTACCCCCACCCTACACTTCCTCTTAACAGTCTCAATGCCTTTCAGCTTCATCTGGTTGgctttctaatttcctttctttctctcctctattcTTTCTATGCATATAGGCACAGGGGTGGGGAACAGCCTATTCCTACAGGTATCCCAAaagtaaaaagatagaaaaaaaagatagtgcCCCGATTGTCCTTTAAGGTTCAAGGAATATTAGAGATAGAGGAAGGTAATCCGTTCTTGTGTCCTAGTTGCTCTAGGGAAGGGCCAAGTATATTTGAAAAAGACTCAAGAATGCCTTGCCCAACCTTCTGTGTTGTATTAAAGGCATTTTAGCCAGTCAAagtgatggagggagggaaagagtatAGATATAACAAGGTCTTTATCTGCCCCTGTTAGTTCCCCAACCCGGGGAAGAGTTAAAACTCTGGATGCGAGTTGAAGAAAGTATGAATGAAAAGATCATCCCTAAAGAGAGGGAAGTAGACTCATTCCATTCCCCTCTCAAGTCTGGCACCCTACCCACAAGGACTCAGTGATCTTGCCTGGGAATAGAAGAAGCCCTTGGGTGCTCAAGGTAGATATTTGGCATGTGGGTGGAATGGAGCAGAGGGAAGGGGGACTGTCCATTCCACCACAATTACCAACCTTTCTATATGCTAGGGGACAGGAAAGAAAACAGTTTTTTGAAACCTGAGAAAACAGGGACAGGGGTGTGGATAAGGGGATGAGATCCAAGGATAGAATGGTGAAAATAATATTGGATGTGTGTAAGAGGAAAGAAGGGCACCTGAgaagtgtctgtgtgtgtgtgtgtgtgtgtgtgcatatgtatgcatctttattctgtatgtgtatTACTCTATAAACATAGGTAGCACATGAATATGTTTGTGTGATTTAAGGAATGTAATGAAAAAGGATGTTCAGATTATTTCTTCATTAggggatatatgtatgtatatttgcataaGGTATGTTGTTAGTGCATCAATGTGTGAGAgacagtatgtatatatgtatgtatgtctgggAGAGAGATATAAAGGGTTCATGTTCCAACATGGGAGCTGCTCCAGAGAATTCACGGGCTATGCAGGGTCAGCAGAGTTTTTGGATTAACTTAGTCCCAGACAACAAGGCCAGTTTTATAGTGATGGAAGATAGCTCTAGATGGAGAAATGATTTGGGGATTGCTTCCCCCGACTCCTCTGATCCACTATACATGAATTAGCATATATTACAAGGCTTCTGAATTTAGGAGTCTAGTCACGTGTCCTTCCCACCTACCTAGTTTGCTCAAAAGGGGAACCATCAGATACTTCCAATGTGCCACTTAAGAAGCAGAGAAGAGTGAAATTAGGGACAGTTCAATGGCTGGGGAAATAGAAGGGGATACAAGAAAGGGAATCATGAGTTTCTAAGGCAGTTCTGGTTGGGAGTAGTAAAGCATTTTCAAGATACATAAGGAAGACAAGGAGTCCATGATTCTTAATTCCCTCCTCTCTTATCCCAATAATAACAGGGATCTCAAGGGCCCACAAAGCATTCACAAttgatttccttatttattcaagaatttattggatttttttccctgtgCCCTCTTTTGGCCTGGTATCATTATCTACCTTTTACCATTTGGAATTCATCCTAGGTCACATACCTAGGTGCTGTCTGATTTGATGTCACCAAGGCATTCTGGCTTTCAGCCCAGAGTGAGTCTGTGAATGAAAAGGACTAGTAGGCCATTCCAATGGGGACCAAGGAACAAGGTTAAGATCAAGATTGGGGAAGATAGGGCAAGAAAGTATTCTGTAGGGAAAAGTAGGAGCTGGTCACCATTAAATTTAGGGTTAGAATTAAGGTTTAACCTTGGAACCCAGGTGACAATTGATTGAGGTTTATTGCTGGagttgaaattaaaatttagagtTAGGACTGAGATTGTACTTGGGGTACAGGTAAGACTatgactggatttgaaatcagcaGATCTGTTATGTGTTAGCAAAGTGGTATGAACTTAAACAAGCTTTTTCACTTCTGTGGACCCTAGTTTCCTtacctttaaaatgagggagttgcataaggtcctttccagctctaaatcctctGATGTAGGTAATTATGTCTAATATTAGTTTTATTCTACTATAACATATAACCACTGTGCCCTAGGGACTTCAACATGTCTCAGAGAGTAGTCCTAAAGCTTTACCTGATCTATGGAACAGAATATGTCAAGTGAGCTAGGAAGATGCCGAGAATTGGACTCAATGGGTGGAGCAATGACTCCAGGTCAGATGATAATTTTATAGTTGGATCCAGATGACTGGGAGATTGGAGAGTCTTGGAAACTGGAAATTTATATGGGTAGATGCTTATATGGACATACTTAAAAAGGATTTGCAGCTGTCTCAAAGCTAGGTGGGATAACTAACATTCTGGGTGACAACATCCAAAAAGATTTCTACaggcaaataaaatgaaatatgatggggataaatgtaaaatccttcACTTGGGTTCAAGGAATCAACTGCACAAACATAGCATGAAGACAGAGTTGAAAGGAAATTGTTCATGTGAAAAAGATTCAATTCAGctcaataaaaattaagtatCTGCTATGCACAAGACACATGCATGGGAGACAAAGACTAAAAAGCAACAAAttttaccctcaaggaatttCCATTCAACTAGGAGAGGGAGAACAACATGTacaaagataagtaaatataaaaataatttgtcaggGAAAACCTCTAACGAGTGAGTGGATCAGAAAGACCTCAGCAATCCAAGGCAatatcaataaactttggatagaaaatgtcatctgcatccacaaaaagaattatagagattgaatgtacaTCAACATATgatatattcacttcttttttttgt
This window contains:
- the VSIG8 gene encoding V-set and immunoglobulin domain-containing protein 8, producing MGGRGVFHLLLMCLSPALLSAVRINGDGQEVLYLAEGDNVRLGCPYILDPEDYGPNGLDIEWMQVNSDPAHRENVFLSYQDKRINQGSLPHLQQRVRFAAQDPSQYDASINLMNLQVSDTATYECRVKKTTMATRRVIVTVQARPAVPMCWTEGHMTYGNDVVLKCFANGGTPPLSYKWAKISGHTHPYRASSYLSQHNYHSELSYQESFHSSVTHGLSNGDLVLKDISREDDGLYQCTVANHVGYSVCVVEVKVSDSRRVGMIVGAVLGSLLMLACLGLGIWGLVCCCCSGNGVGRGAFGYGNGGGVGGGGACDLASEIREDALAPGCKATGRGGSVTHLLGYPTQNISRSLRRKYAAPCEGPENVPLASCGVAVVPANATSVSAPCEAGPSPIYVKVKSAEPGDCGEGQVKVKDGYLV